The window GGTCGAGAGTAAGGATACCCGATGCCTTTGGCCCGGCTCTCGCCGGATCGGAACACATGGTTTCTGTCGCGGCGGCGGGCTGCGTGGCCAGCGGCGCCGAAAGGATCAATGCACATAGACAAGCGCGAAGCGGCCGCCTCATGCTACCTCTTCCTTCAGCGCCTTGACGATCGCCGCGACCGAGGTCGGGGCGTAAGCGAAGCCCATATGGCCGCAGTCGACCTCGACCTGGCGGTCGCTTTCGTGCGGGGCGCCGCGCGCGCTGTTGACCGCGACGACGCCGTCGTGCGCCGACCACAGGGCGAAGGTCGGCATTTCGGGGCGCGGCGCGGGATGGAAGTCGATCGGCGGATTGTCGACCGGGTGGCGCGCGATCAGATGATAGAGCCGCCAGGCGCGGTTGGCGCGGCGGCTACCCGAAAAGGGCGAGCCGAGGGTGACGACGCGCGCGACCTTGCCGGGATGATGTTTGGCATATTCGCGCGCGTAAATGCCGCCAAGGCTCCACCCCACCAGCGCGGGCGCATGGCCGGTGCGATCGATGATCCATTGCACCCGCGTGTCGATGCGCTCGATGATGTCCGCCGTCGCGCCGCGGTTGAAGCCCAGACCCCAGCCGTAACAGCGAAACCCCGAGCGGCGGAGGTCGCCGCGCAGCGCCTTGGTCGCCCAGTCGCCCGACAGGAAACCCGGCAGCACCATCACCGGCGGATGCTCGCTGTCGGGATTGGGTTCGGGCGGCATCGCGCGGATGCGGCCCCACAGCGCGCGCAGCAGCGACGTCGCCTCGCGCCACAGCAGCCCGAGCGACGGCGGCGCGTCGGGATCGGCGATGCGCGCCGGCCATTCGGCGCGCCGGGCGAGGAGGTCGCGGAGCATGCGGGCGATATAGTCATTACTGTTACCCGGCGAAAGGCGTCCGGAGGCACGGGACTCCGGACGCGGTCCAGCAGGATTGCGCAAACTTTCCTGGGCCCCGGCGTTCGCCGGGGAACATTCAACCCTTGGGGACGAGCTTCACCAGCTTGCCGTCGCTGCCGTCGGTGAGCAGCCAGACCGACCCGTCCCCGCGCACCTCGACCTCGCGGATGCGCTTGCCGAAGTCCCAGCGGTCGGATTTGTGGAGCTTGTCGCCGTCGATGGCCATGCGGATCAGCCCTTCGCCCGACAGCGCGCCCATCAGCAGGCTGTTCTTCCAGCCCGGATAGAGGTCGCCGTCATACCAGACGAGTCCGGCGGGCGAGACCGAGGGGTTCCACCACAGTTTCGGCGCCGCGAATTCGGGGCGCGTCGGGTGGTCGGGGATATCCTTGCCGTCATAATGGTCGCCGTTCGACACGATCGGATAGCCGTAATTGGACTTCGCCTCGACCAGATTGACCTCGTCGCCGCCCTTGGGCCCCATTTCCTGGTTCCAGAGTTTGCCCGACCCGTCGAAGGCGAGGCCGAGGATATTGCGGTGGCCGAGCGACCAGATTTGCGACGTTACGCCGCCTTCGGACGCGAAGGGATTGTCGGCGGGGACGCTGCCGTCGGGATTGAGGCGCAGGATTTTACCGAGATTGGCCTTCATGTCCTGCGCGGGGTCGAATTTCTGACGCTCGCCCGACCCGATGAACAGATATTGGCCGTCGGGCGAGAAAGCGAGGCGGTGCGAGAAATGGCCGCGGCCGCTGACCTTCGGATCCTGTTTCCAGATGATCTGCAGGTCCTTCAGGGCAGGGGCACCGCTCTGGTCGAACCGGGCCTTGCCGACGACCGCGCCATAGGTGCCGCCGCTGCCTTCCTCGACCCAACTGAGATAGATGGTGCCGCTGGTCGCGAAATCGGGCGCGGCGATCACATCGCCGAAGCCGCCCTGGCCGCCATAGGCCACGGTCGGTACGCCCGCGACGTCGATGGGCGCGCCGCGCTCGCTCCATAATTTCAGCTTGCCTGACTTTTCGGTGACGAGCGCGAAGGGGGTGCCGGGCAGGAAGGTCATCGCCCAGGGTTCGTTGAAGCTCGCGACCTCTTGCACCGTGAAGGGGGCATCGGCGAGCGGGGTCGCGGGCTGCGCGCCATTGGCGTCGATCGTGGCCGTGTCGGTCGCGGCGGCGTCGCTAGGCGTGGCGCCCGAGGTGCAAGCACCGACCAGCATTGCGGCGGCAAGGACGAAATGAGAGGCGGTTTTCATGGCTGAGCTCGCTTGGCTGGGGGGAGGGGCGGACAATCTGGCGCGCCCGGCCCGCAAAGTCGAGGGGTCAGCGGCCCAGCGCTTCGTGGCGCGCGGCGATCGTCTCGACGCTGTCCATGATCGCGTCGATCGCCTCGCTGGCCGGCGCGGCTTCGGCGCGCTTTTGCGAGAAATGGCCGCTGTTCATGATTTCCTCGAGCGCGTGTCGCGCGCGCGACACGCGGCTCTTCATCGTGCCGAGCGCGCAGCCGCAGATGCTCGCCGCCTCCTCGTACGACATGCCGCCGGCGCCGACGAGGATCAGCGCCTCGCGCTGGTCCTGCGGCAATTCCATCAGCCCGCGCTGGAGATCTGCCATTTCGCCCGACTCTTCCTGGCTGGCGGGGGTCGACAGCGTGCGTTCTACCGCGGTCTCGTCATAGTCGCCGACGAATTTGTTACGGCGCATCTGCGACAGGAAAGTGTTGCGCAAGATGACGAAGGTCCAGGCCTTGATCGAGGTTCCCGCCTCGAACCGTTCGCGCGACGCCCAGGCCTTGACCATCGTGTCCTGCGTCAGGTCGTCGGCGAGGTCGGGATTGCCCGACAGGCTGCGGCCATAGGCGCGCAAATGGGGGATGACGCCTGCGAGCAGAGTCTTGAATTCGCGGTCGGACAGGCTTCCCCCCTCCCGCGATGAAACGGCACTGGCCTGGGTCATTCCTGATCGGGCGCTTTCTGATCGATCTGCGAGAGAAGGTCGAGCATGCCGTCGGGCAGTGGTTCGGCGACGATATTGCCGTAGATGATGCGCAATTTGTTGCTGACCGGCTCGGGCGCCTGCCGCCCGGTAAGCGCGCGATACCATTGGTCGCTGCCGGTTCCGGGAAAACTGCCCGGGCCCGACCGGCGCTCCATCGGAACACGCTGCGGGGCGCCGTCGCTTTTTGTCCTATGTTCGCCGTGCGTTGCCATGCCCGAGGAACGAAGAAGAAGGCCCCAAGTTCCCGGGTAAGGTCGTTTTTTGCGACGGATCGCGGCAGCGACAAAAGATTCGCGCGATTAACGCAAGTTAGCATAAGCCAACCGGCGGGCGTGTAGGGGTCGGCGATGCAGCGGGGCATCGCCCCGGCACGTGGGAGGGTCGTTTCTTGCTTTCTGTGATTTACGTCAGCGTGGCTGACCCCGGACTGGCGCCCGGCGATATCACCGCGATGGTGGGCGGGGCGCAGGCGAACAATGCCCGCGACGCGCTGACCGGCGCGTTGATCTACAATGGCCAGAACTTCATGCAGCTGCTCGAAGGACCGGTACCGAAGGTCGAGGCCTGCCTCGCGCGGATTCGCGCCGACCTGCGCCACAATGGCATGATCGAGATCCGCCGCCGCCGGATCGAGGAGCGCGAGTTCGCCGACTTTTCGATGCTGTACAGTCCCTTGTTCCGCAACCACGACCAGGATCTGGCTCGGCTGGCGGCGCGCGGCGTGCTCGACCCGCAGGATGAGCGGCTGATGGCGAACTTCCTTGCGCTCGGCCGGCGCAGCGGGGCGGGGTGATCGCACCCGGTCGGGATGCGCCGCCCGCGCCGCCCGTGCGCCATATCGGTTTGCATCGGTCACCGAACGGGGTAAGCCGGGACAAGATGATGTTATTCTTCAAGGCAATGCCCAAGCGTCGGGAACGACGCGCCGGATGATCAGCGACACCGCCCAGCCGCTCGACGACGCGACCTTCAAGCGTGAACTCGCCGCGATGCTCCCGCATCTTCGCGCCTTCGGCCGCAGCCTGTGCGGCAACGCCGACCTCGCCGACGACCTGGTGCAGGAAACGATGCTGAAGGCGTGGAAGGCGCGCGCGCAATATATTCCCGGGCCGTCGAGCATGAAGAGCTGGGCCTTCGTCATCCTGCGCAACTGTTTCCTGTCGCAGATGCGGCGCAAGAAATTCACCGCCGACTATGACGAACTCGCCGCCGAGCGGCTGCTCGTCGCGCCCGACGACCAGGACGACAGCCTGCATCTCGCCGACGTCCAGCGCGGGTTGCTGATGCTGCCGGTCGACCAGCGCGAGGCGCTGGTGCTGATCGGCGCGGGACAATTATCCTATGAGGAAGCGGCAGCGATCTGCGGGTGCGCGGTGGGGACGATGAAGAGCCGCGTGTCGCGCGCCCGCACCGCGCTGCAGGAGATATTGGAGGGTGGGCAGATGCCGCTGCGCAGCGCTGACACCACGGCGGCGAGCGACGCCTTTCGCGATATCATGGACGGCGTCGACAAATTGACCAGCGAGGGACCGAGCGCGGGGTAAGAAGGTCCCCCCTCGCGGGAGAGGAGAAGCGGCGTCCGTGCTTAAATCGCCAGTTGCGGGGTGAACAACAGGCTCTGGCTGATCGCGGCGCGCACCGTATTCTCGCGAAACGGCTTCGAGATCAGGAAGGTCGGCTCGACGCGGTTGCCGGTGAGCAGCCGTTCGGGGAAGGCGGTGATGAAGATCACCGGCACCGGCGCCAGAGCCAATATGTCCTGCACCGCGTCGATCCCCGACGATCCGTCCGCGAGCTGGATATCGGCGAGCACCAGCCCGGCGTCGGTCGCCTCGAACGCCGCGACGGCGTCGTCGTGGGTGGTCGCGATGCCGGCGACCTCGTGACCGAGGGCACGGACGATCGCTTCGAGCTCCATCGCGATCAGCGGTTCGTCCTCGATGATCAGCACCGAGGTGCGCGATTCGCGGTCGAGGTCGCCGACCGCTTCGGCGAGCAGGCTTTCGACGGTCGGTCCGTCGGTGCCGGTGATTATCGCCGCTTCCTCGGTCGAAAAGCCTTCGAGCGCGGTGAGCAGCAATATCTGGCGGCCGAGCGGGGTGATGCGCGCGAGACGGCGGTTGGCGGCGCGGACGATGGGGTCTTCCGCATCCTCGCTCCCCTCGCCATCGTCGATGAAGGCGCTTTCCCAGATGCGGTGAAAGGTGCGGTAGAGGTCGATGCGGATGCCGTTTTCGGACCGGAACTCGTCGGGAGCGGCGACGATGACTTCGAGCATCGTGTGGACGAAATTGTCGCCATGCTGCTGGGTACCGGTCAGCGCGCGCGCGTAGCGGCGCAGAAACGGCAGATGGCCACGAATTTCATCACCCAGGCTCATGCAAAGACCTCCCACTCAATGACGTCATACGCCGCGCCGCGCGATCGGGTTCCGATTGCTGTGCTAAATCTGCGCAACTTGTTGGCGCGCAATGCGTAAGACACCGCGGGACGCTATCAGGCTGCGGCGCGAAGGGGCGGATTTCCGCCTTTCTTTGATCCGGGTGGCCACCATGCTTTTTTGAGGACCGGTTTCATGGCACAGCGACCCCAGGGCACGGCGCGATGACGCCAGGGGACGACAGGGGGGCAAATTTGGCGGACGGTGAGGACAGGGACCTCGCGCACGATGAAAGCCGGCGGCTGCGGACGCTGCGCGAATATCGCATCCTGGACACGGCGCCCGAACCGGCATTCGACCGGGTGACCAAACTCGTCGCCGACCTGTTCGACGCGCCGATCGTGCTCGTGTCGCTGATCGACGACTGCCGCCAATGGTTCAAATCGGCCTTCGGCCTCGACGTGCCTGAAACGCCGCGCGACATCAGCTTCTGTCAGTTCGTCGTCGCCGAGGGCCGGCCGGTGGTGGTCACCGACGCCTCGACCGATCCGCGCTTTCGCGACAATCCGCTGGTCACCGGGGCGCCTGACATCCGATTCTATGCCGGGGTGCCGCTCTACGCCTATAACGGGGCCATACTCGGAACGCTGTGCATCATCGACCGCAAGCCGCGCTCGGCGCTGACGCCCAAGGAGCTCGAACGGCTCGCGGATTTCGCCTCGATCATCATGGCCGAGGCCGATCTGCGGCGGATCGGCATGGAGCGCGACGCCGCGCGCCACATGCTCGAGCGCGCGCTCGATTTTTCGGGGGTCGCGACCTGGCAGCTCGACCCGCGCACCGATGTTTTGCAATGGCACGGTGCGGTCGCCGAATTGTGGGGCGCCGATCATGACACGGCGCTCGCCACCGCCGCGCTGGCCTTCGAGCGCATCCACCCCGAAGATCATGCGCTGGTGCACGCGGTGCTCGACGATTCGATCGCGAACGGCACCCCCTATTCGGTCGAGCATCGCATCCTGCACCCCGAACACGGCATTCGCTGGCTGTCGATCCGCGGCGACTGGGACGTGCGGTCGAACGACGCGATGCTGACGGGGGTCAGCATCGATATCACCGAACAGCGCAACCGGCGCGACAACGACACGATCTTGATGCGCGAGTTGCACCACCGGATGCGCAATCTGTTCGCGACCGTCGGCGCGATCATTTCGCTGACCCGCCATGCCGCGGTCGATGTCGACGATTATGTCGAGCGGATCAGCAGCCGGCTCGATGCGCTCAACCGCGCACAGAATGTCCTGCTCGGCGCCAATTTCCTGACCGGGTCGATGCACGCGCTGCTGCGTGAGGTCGAGGCGGCGTTCCCGCGCATCACCTGGTCTGGTCCCGATCTCGAGCTGCCCGAAAATGCGGTGGTCGCGATGGCGCTGTTGTTCAACGAACTCGCGACCAATGCGGTCAAGCACGGCGCGCTCGCCAGCGAGACCGGGAGTGTCGATGTCGCCTGGTCGCAGGATGCCGAGGGCGACGCCGACCGGCAGTTCCGCCTGATCTGGACCGAGAGCGGCGGCACGCCGATCGCCGGTCCGCCGCAGCGTACCAGCTTTGGCACCTTGTTGATGGAGCGCAGTGTGCGTAATAACCTTGGCGGGACGATCGAGCGACGCTGGGAACCCGGCGGCCTGGTCTGTACCATCACATTGCCCGCGCGGTGGCGCGAAGCTTAACGATCGAGGCGGGGGCTTTATGACGTTGGAAGCGCTGGTGGCGCGCTTGCAGTTTTACAGTGACCTCGGCGCGCACGAGCGAGAGCAGATGCTCGCGCTCGGCGGCAAGGTGCGCAGCTTTGCCGCGAACAGCGAGATCGTGACCGCCGGCCAGCCGATGGACGCGGTGCTGGTGATGCGCGAAGGCTGGGCAGCGCGCTATAAGGAGCTCGAGGACGGTCGGCGCCAGATCCTCAACATCCTGCTCCCCGGCGACATCTTCGACCTGCAGGTGCTGGTGGCGGCCGAGGCCGACCACAGCGTGCTCGCGATCACCCAGGGGTCGGCCTATGCGATCGCGCCGCAAGCGGTGCGCGACCTGATGTCGGGGTCGGGCGCTCTGACCATGGCCTTCTGGTGGACGCAGGTGCAGGAGGAGGCGTTCCTGCGCGAACAGATCGTGCGCAACGGGCGCCAGAGCGCGCAGGAACGGATCGGGCACCTGCTGCTCGAACTCCATCGCCGCGCGCAGATCGTGAAGCTGGCGGGCGACGATACGCTGCGCCTGCCGATGACCCAGACGCAGATCGCCGACACGTTGGGGCTGACCCCGATCCACACCAACCGCGTGCTGCGGCGGCTGGTCCGCGAGGGCTATATCGAGATGAGCCGGCAGTGGATCCGTTTCCTCGATCCCGATGCGCTGGCGGCGATGTGCGATTTCGACCCGAGCTATTTTCACCTCGACGCGTTCCGGATGCGGCTGGGGCGGGGGTGATCGGTGCTTAGCGGCGATCCGTCGCGACGCGGCGCTCGTCGATCCACTCGCGGATGGTGAACCAGGAATAACAGAGCACCGCGAGCATCAGCACCGCGAAGACCAGATACATGGCGATGGTGAAGACAAAGCCGAAGGGATGCCCGGCCCACGACACCGTCCAATCGCGCGCCGATGAGATCTCGATAATCCCTCGATCTAACCCTGTGACCAGCTCATAGATGAAGACGCCAAGCCCTAGGAGACCCAACGGCGCGCAGGCGACAGCCCGGATCATTTCGTTGCGTGTCGGCGGTGCATCGAAATCGATATCGCCATCGATTGGATCGCGATTGCCGAAATAGGTCGATGTCCAGCTGACGATCAACACGAACAGCACCAGCGATAGATCCGGGGTTCGTCCGGTGATCAGGCTCCAGAACGCCATGAACCCCATCAGCAGCAACGGGGCCAGAATATATCGTCTCACCTTCGACGCCAAAGCCCCTGCTCCGCCCGAAAAATTGTCGTTGCGGGCATCATGCCGCAGGCGGGGCAAACCGACAAGCACGGCCTGCCGATCATCCTTAACCCAAGTTTGTTCCTTCTTTGTTCCATATGCTATGCCGGTCCGCATGAGCCGCAAGACGATTCTCCAGAAGCTCGCGCTACTCGCCGACGCTGCGAAGTATGATGCGTCCTGCGCGTCCTCGGGGACGGTCAAACGCGATTCGCTGGCGACCAGGGGCATCGGGTCGACCGAGGGCATGGGCATCTGTCACAGCTATGCCCCCGACGGGCGCTGCATCTCGTTGCTGAAAATCCTGCTCACCAATTTCTGCATCTACGACTGCCGCTTCTGCATCAACCGCGCGTCGAGCAATGTCGAGCGCGCGCGGTTTTCGCCGCAAGAGGTCGTCACGCTGACACTCGATTTCTACAAGCGCAATTATATCGAGGGGCTGTTCCTGTCGTCGGGAATCATCCGTTCCGAAGATTATACGATGGAGCAATTGGTCGAGGTCGCGCGCATATTGCGCGAGGAGCATCGCTTTCAGGGCTATATCCATTTGAAGACGATCGCGGGCGCCGACCCGGCGCTGGTCGCACTCGCGGGTCTCTATGCCGATCGCCTCTCGACCAATGTCGAGCTGCCGACCGAGGCGGGGCTGGAGAGTTTCGCGCCTGAAAAGAAACCCGCGACGATCCGCAAGACGATGGCGTCGGTGCGAGTCGGCGCCGACGACGCGATCGAGGCTGCGAAGAGCCGGCTGATCGGCAAGGCGGCACCGCCGCGCTTCGCGCCGGCGGGGCAATCGACGCAGATGATCGTCGGCGCCGACGCCGCGCGCGACGACGATATTCTCGCGGCGGCGGACAATCTCTATTCGGGCTATCACCTGCGCCGCGTCTATTATTCGGCGTACAGCCCGATCCCCGACGCGAGCAGCGCGCTGCCGCCGGTGCGCCCGCCCTTGATGCGCGAGCATCGGCTGTATCAGGCCGACTGGCTGCTGCGATTCTATGGTTTTGCGCGCAGCGAGATCATGGAGGGGGCGAGCGAGGGCATGCTCGACCTGAGCATCGATCCGAAGCTTGCCTGGGCGCTGATGCGGCGTGAGATTTTCCCCGTCGATATCAACCGCGCGCCGCGCGAATTGCTGCTGCGCGTGCCGGGGCTGGGGACGCGCGCGGTCGAGCGCATCGTCGCCGTGCGGCGTACCGGCGCGCTGCGGCTCGGCGATCTGGCGAAGCTGACGTCGTCGGTGAAGAAGCTCTTGCCTTTCATCGTCACGCTCGACTGGCGGCCGGGGAAGCTCACCGACAGCGCCGATTTGCGCGCGCGTTTCGCGCCGCCCGCGGAGCAGCTGGCGCTAGCGCTGTGAGGGAGGCGGTGCTGCGGACCCCCGGCGATTTCGCCGAATGGCGCGCGGTGGCCCGCGGGTTGCTGGCGGGCGGCATCGCGCCTGAGGATGTGAACTGGCGCGGCGCGAAGGAGGGGGCTTCGCTGTTCGGTGGTGACGAGGTGCACGCATCGGCGGGTACGGTGTCGCTGCCGCGCGAACTGCTCGAAATGGCCGACCGGGTGATCTGTCACCGCGACCCGCAAGTCCCGGCGCGGCTGTATCGCCTCGTCTGGCGCACGGCGCGCGAGCGACAATTGCTGGCGCGGACGACCGACGCCGATGTTGATTGGCTCCGCAAGACCGACAAGGCGATCCGCCGCGACATTCACAAGATGCACGCCTTTGTACGTTTCCGGCGGCTCGGCGAGGAAGGCGGTCGCGAAAGCTTCGCCGCATGGTTCGAGCCCGATCATCGCATCCTGCGGCTGACCGCACCCTTCTTTCAGCGCCGCTTCACCGGGATGGATTGGGCGATCGTTACCCCCGACGCGCGCGCGATCTGGCAGGCTGAGATACTGCGCTATGGCGATGGCGGGACGAAGGACGAGGTGCCGGGCAGCGACGTCGTCGAGGATCAGTGGCGCACTTATTATGGCGCGATCTTCAACCCGGCGCGCGTCAAGATCGCCGCGATGCGCGCCGAGATGCCGAAGAAATATTGGCACAATCTGCCCGAGGCGCAGGATATCGCGTCCTTGCTTGCCGGGGCCGGGGCGCGGGTGGAACGGATGCGTGAGACCGCCGTTTCGCTAGCAAACCCGCAAACCGACAAATGGCGAACCCGCGTGATCGACGACTTGGCCCTGACCGACGATATCGATACGCTCGCCGACCTCGCGCGCGCCATCGGCGGCTGCACACGCTGCCCGCTTCATTGCAACGCGACGCAGGCGGTGACGGGCGAGGGTCCCGGCGCGGCGCGGATCATGCTCGTCGGCGAACAGCCGGGCGATCGCGAGGACCTCGAAGGGCGGCCTTTCGTCGGCCCGGCGGGGCAATTGCTGAACGAGGTACTTGAAGAGGCGGGGCTCGACCGCACGTCGGTTTTCCTCACCAACGCGGTCAAGCATTTCAAGTTCGAACCGCGCGGCAAACGCCGGCTGCACCAGAATCCGACGACGGGCGAGATCGACAGCTGCCGCTGGTGGCTCGACAAGGAGCGCGCGCTGGTGCAGCCCGACCTGATCGTCACCTTGGGTGGCAGCGCGCTGCGCGGGGTGACGGGGAAGAGTGCGAGCATCACATCGATGCGCGGCACGGTGCACGAACTGGCAGGGGGCACGAAATTGATCGCGA is drawn from Sphingopyxis sp. OPL5 and contains these coding sequences:
- a CDS encoding Crp/Fnr family transcriptional regulator — encoded protein: MTLEALVARLQFYSDLGAHEREQMLALGGKVRSFAANSEIVTAGQPMDAVLVMREGWAARYKELEDGRRQILNILLPGDIFDLQVLVAAEADHSVLAITQGSAYAIAPQAVRDLMSGSGALTMAFWWTQVQEEAFLREQIVRNGRQSAQERIGHLLLELHRRAQIVKLAGDDTLRLPMTQTQIADTLGLTPIHTNRVLRRLVREGYIEMSRQWIRFLDPDALAAMCDFDPSYFHLDAFRMRLGRG
- a CDS encoding PQQ-dependent sugar dehydrogenase; its protein translation is MKTASHFVLAAAMLVGACTSGATPSDAAATDTATIDANGAQPATPLADAPFTVQEVASFNEPWAMTFLPGTPFALVTEKSGKLKLWSERGAPIDVAGVPTVAYGGQGGFGDVIAAPDFATSGTIYLSWVEEGSGGTYGAVVGKARFDQSGAPALKDLQIIWKQDPKVSGRGHFSHRLAFSPDGQYLFIGSGERQKFDPAQDMKANLGKILRLNPDGSVPADNPFASEGGVTSQIWSLGHRNILGLAFDGSGKLWNQEMGPKGGDEVNLVEAKSNYGYPIVSNGDHYDGKDIPDHPTRPEFAAPKLWWNPSVSPAGLVWYDGDLYPGWKNSLLMGALSGEGLIRMAIDGDKLHKSDRWDFGKRIREVEVRGDGSVWLLTDGSDGKLVKLVPKG
- a CDS encoding BLUF domain-containing protein; protein product: MIYVSVADPGLAPGDITAMVGGAQANNARDALTGALIYNGQNFMQLLEGPVPKVEACLARIRADLRHNGMIEIRRRRIEEREFADFSMLYSPLFRNHDQDLARLAARGVLDPQDERLMANFLALGRRSGAG
- a CDS encoding esterase/lipase family protein, whose product is MLRDLLARRAEWPARIADPDAPPSLGLLWREATSLLRALWGRIRAMPPEPNPDSEHPPVMVLPGFLSGDWATKALRGDLRRSGFRCYGWGLGFNRGATADIIERIDTRVQWIIDRTGHAPALVGWSLGGIYAREYAKHHPGKVARVVTLGSPFSGSRRANRAWRLYHLIARHPVDNPPIDFHPAPRPEMPTFALWSAHDGVVAVNSARGAPHESDRQVEVDCGHMGFAYAPTSVAAIVKALKEEVA
- a CDS encoding sigma-70 family RNA polymerase sigma factor, giving the protein MISDTAQPLDDATFKRELAAMLPHLRAFGRSLCGNADLADDLVQETMLKAWKARAQYIPGPSSMKSWAFVILRNCFLSQMRRKKFTADYDELAAERLLVAPDDQDDSLHLADVQRGLLMLPVDQREALVLIGAGQLSYEEAAAICGCAVGTMKSRVSRARTALQEILEGGQMPLRSADTTAASDAFRDIMDGVDKLTSEGPSAG
- a CDS encoding GAF domain-containing protein, with the translated sequence MADGEDRDLAHDESRRLRTLREYRILDTAPEPAFDRVTKLVADLFDAPIVLVSLIDDCRQWFKSAFGLDVPETPRDISFCQFVVAEGRPVVVTDASTDPRFRDNPLVTGAPDIRFYAGVPLYAYNGAILGTLCIIDRKPRSALTPKELERLADFASIIMAEADLRRIGMERDAARHMLERALDFSGVATWQLDPRTDVLQWHGAVAELWGADHDTALATAALAFERIHPEDHALVHAVLDDSIANGTPYSVEHRILHPEHGIRWLSIRGDWDVRSNDAMLTGVSIDITEQRNRRDNDTILMRELHHRMRNLFATVGAIISLTRHAAVDVDDYVERISSRLDALNRAQNVLLGANFLTGSMHALLREVEAAFPRITWSGPDLELPENAVVAMALLFNELATNAVKHGALASETGSVDVAWSQDAEGDADRQFRLIWTESGGTPIAGPPQRTSFGTLLMERSVRNNLGGTIERRWEPGGLVCTITLPARWREA
- a CDS encoding putative DNA modification/repair radical SAM protein, giving the protein MSRKTILQKLALLADAAKYDASCASSGTVKRDSLATRGIGSTEGMGICHSYAPDGRCISLLKILLTNFCIYDCRFCINRASSNVERARFSPQEVVTLTLDFYKRNYIEGLFLSSGIIRSEDYTMEQLVEVARILREEHRFQGYIHLKTIAGADPALVALAGLYADRLSTNVELPTEAGLESFAPEKKPATIRKTMASVRVGADDAIEAAKSRLIGKAAPPRFAPAGQSTQMIVGADAARDDDILAAADNLYSGYHLRRVYYSAYSPIPDASSALPPVRPPLMREHRLYQADWLLRFYGFARSEIMEGASEGMLDLSIDPKLAWALMRREIFPVDINRAPRELLLRVPGLGTRAVERIVAVRRTGALRLGDLAKLTSSVKKLLPFIVTLDWRPGKLTDSADLRARFAPPAEQLALAL
- a CDS encoding UdgX family uracil-DNA binding protein (This protein belongs to the uracil DNA glycosylase superfamily, members of which act in excision repair of DNA. However, it belongs more specifically to UdgX branch, whose founding member was found to bind uracil in DNA (where it does not belong), without cleaving it, appears to promote DNA repair by a pathway involving RecA, rather than base excision.); its protein translation is MLRTPGDFAEWRAVARGLLAGGIAPEDVNWRGAKEGASLFGGDEVHASAGTVSLPRELLEMADRVICHRDPQVPARLYRLVWRTARERQLLARTTDADVDWLRKTDKAIRRDIHKMHAFVRFRRLGEEGGRESFAAWFEPDHRILRLTAPFFQRRFTGMDWAIVTPDARAIWQAEILRYGDGGTKDEVPGSDVVEDQWRTYYGAIFNPARVKIAAMRAEMPKKYWHNLPEAQDIASLLAGAGARVERMRETAVSLANPQTDKWRTRVIDDLALTDDIDTLADLARAIGGCTRCPLHCNATQAVTGEGPGAARIMLVGEQPGDREDLEGRPFVGPAGQLLNEVLEEAGLDRTSVFLTNAVKHFKFEPRGKRRLHQNPTTGEIDSCRWWLDKERALVQPDLIVTLGGSALRGVTGKSASITSMRGTVHELAGGTKLIATIHPSFLLRLPDHDRAAEERTAFVADLARARKLAA
- a CDS encoding response regulator; protein product: MSLGDEIRGHLPFLRRYARALTGTQQHGDNFVHTMLEVIVAAPDEFRSENGIRIDLYRTFHRIWESAFIDDGEGSEDAEDPIVRAANRRLARITPLGRQILLLTALEGFSTEEAAIITGTDGPTVESLLAEAVGDLDRESRTSVLIIEDEPLIAMELEAIVRALGHEVAGIATTHDDAVAAFEATDAGLVLADIQLADGSSGIDAVQDILALAPVPVIFITAFPERLLTGNRVEPTFLISKPFRENTVRAAISQSLLFTPQLAI
- a CDS encoding NepR family anti-sigma factor; amino-acid sequence: MERRSGPGSFPGTGSDQWYRALTGRQAPEPVSNKLRIIYGNIVAEPLPDGMLDLLSQIDQKAPDQE
- a CDS encoding sigma-70 family RNA polymerase sigma factor, with the translated sequence MTQASAVSSREGGSLSDREFKTLLAGVIPHLRAYGRSLSGNPDLADDLTQDTMVKAWASRERFEAGTSIKAWTFVILRNTFLSQMRRNKFVGDYDETAVERTLSTPASQEESGEMADLQRGLMELPQDQREALILVGAGGMSYEEAASICGCALGTMKSRVSRARHALEEIMNSGHFSQKRAEAAPASEAIDAIMDSVETIAARHEALGR